The following coding sequences lie in one Niabella agricola genomic window:
- a CDS encoding MIP/aquaporin family protein, producing MNIFTGELIGTFFLIILGNGVVANVVLNKTKGNNSGWIVITFGWAMAVFVGVFVSAKASGAHLNPAVTVALAWLGKVEPSHVLEYLGGQLLGAMLGQLGVWAAYRQHYQQTEDTGLKLATFSTAPAIRSAPYNLITEMIGTFILVLSVLFIVAPSNSLGALDALPVAFIVLAIGLSLGGPTGYAINPVRDLGPRIMHAILPIGKKGSSDWGYSWIPVVGPLIGAVLAAIVFQQLA from the coding sequence ATGAATATTTTTACAGGTGAATTGATTGGCACCTTCTTCCTGATCATTTTAGGTAACGGGGTAGTTGCCAACGTAGTATTAAATAAAACAAAAGGAAACAACAGCGGCTGGATCGTAATTACGTTTGGTTGGGCCATGGCGGTTTTTGTGGGAGTTTTTGTATCTGCAAAAGCAAGTGGTGCCCACCTGAATCCCGCGGTAACAGTGGCACTGGCCTGGCTTGGAAAAGTGGAACCCTCCCATGTCCTTGAGTATCTCGGTGGACAACTATTGGGTGCGATGCTGGGCCAGCTGGGCGTTTGGGCGGCCTACCGGCAGCATTACCAGCAAACGGAGGACACCGGCCTGAAACTGGCAACCTTTAGCACAGCCCCGGCCATCCGCAGCGCGCCGTATAACCTTATCACGGAAATGATCGGAACCTTTATACTGGTGCTTTCCGTGTTATTTATTGTGGCTCCATCCAACAGCCTGGGAGCCCTGGATGCCTTGCCTGTTGCATTCATTGTGCTGGCCATCGGTCTGAGCCTCGGCGGGCCCACCGGTTATGCCATCAACCCGGTGCGTGACCTGGGACCACGCATCATGCATGCGATTTTACCCATTGGCAAAAAAGGCAGCAGCGACTGGGGCTACAGCTGGATCCCCGTAGTGGGGCCATTGATCGGAGCAGTGCTGGCAGCTATTGTATTTCAACAACTGGCATAA
- the glpK gene encoding glycerol kinase GlpK encodes MPKYVLSLDQGTTSSRAIIFDKAGNIVAVAQKEFTQIFPQPGWVEHDANEIWSTQLGVATEAIVKAGLTTQDIACIGITNQRETTVVWDRHTSQPIYNAIVWQDRRTSDYCDTLKKNGSAEKIKEKTGLVTDAYFSATKIKWILENVDGARARAENGDLCFGTVDSWLLWKLTNGQVHATDVSNASRTMAFNIHTLDWDEELLRLFGIPKSMMPEVRSSSEVYGHTQQLITAARIPVSGIAGDQQSALFGQMCTQSGMVKNTYGTGCFMLMHTGNQPVPSKNNLLTTIAWKLNNEVSYALEGSVFIAGAVVQWLRDGLKLIQKSGDIEALTATEADNGGVYMVPAFTGLGAPYWNQHARGIITGLTRGSSDGHIARAAVESIAYQTMDVLKAMEADSGLQIKEVRVDGGATVNNYLMQFQANLLNTTVVRPKITETTALGAAYLSGLAVGFWKDLDEVRQYWQVDQRFEPYMNEEVREQLSKGWKRAVRAAQVWAEEV; translated from the coding sequence ATGCCAAAATATGTTCTATCTCTTGACCAGGGAACCACAAGCTCGAGGGCTATTATTTTTGATAAGGCCGGTAATATTGTTGCCGTAGCCCAAAAAGAATTTACACAGATCTTTCCCCAGCCCGGTTGGGTAGAGCACGACGCCAACGAGATCTGGTCTACACAACTGGGGGTAGCAACCGAGGCCATTGTAAAAGCCGGCCTCACCACGCAGGATATTGCATGTATTGGCATCACCAACCAGCGGGAAACAACCGTGGTTTGGGACCGGCATACTTCCCAGCCCATTTATAATGCCATCGTATGGCAGGATCGCCGGACCTCTGATTATTGCGACACCCTGAAAAAGAATGGATCGGCTGAAAAAATAAAGGAGAAAACAGGACTGGTAACAGATGCGTATTTCTCCGCTACCAAAATAAAATGGATCCTGGAAAATGTAGACGGGGCCCGGGCCAGGGCGGAGAACGGGGATCTTTGTTTTGGAACCGTAGACTCCTGGTTATTGTGGAAGCTCACCAACGGGCAGGTGCATGCCACGGATGTGAGCAACGCTTCCCGTACCATGGCATTCAATATCCATACCCTGGATTGGGATGAGGAACTGCTGCGGCTCTTCGGAATTCCGAAAAGCATGATGCCGGAAGTGCGTTCCAGCAGCGAAGTATACGGACATACGCAGCAACTGATCACTGCCGCAAGGATACCTGTAAGCGGTATTGCCGGTGATCAGCAATCGGCATTGTTCGGCCAGATGTGCACACAATCGGGGATGGTAAAAAATACCTATGGTACCGGATGCTTTATGCTGATGCATACCGGTAATCAGCCGGTGCCTTCAAAAAATAACCTGCTCACCACGATCGCCTGGAAGCTTAACAACGAGGTCAGTTATGCGCTGGAGGGGAGCGTATTTATTGCAGGGGCGGTGGTACAATGGCTGCGCGACGGGCTGAAACTGATCCAGAAATCGGGCGATATTGAGGCTTTAACGGCAACAGAGGCTGACAACGGCGGCGTATACATGGTACCGGCATTCACCGGTTTGGGCGCGCCTTACTGGAACCAGCATGCGCGGGGCATCATTACCGGGCTTACCCGCGGCAGTTCCGACGGACATATTGCACGGGCCGCAGTGGAAAGCATCGCCTACCAGACCATGGACGTATTAAAAGCCATGGAGGCCGATTCCGGCCTACAGATAAAGGAAGTGCGGGTTGATGGTGGTGCTACGGTGAACAACTACCTGATGCAGTTTCAGGCCAATTTGTTAAATACAACGGTGGTACGCCCTAAGATCACTGAAACAACGGCGCTGGGTGCGGCCTACCTGAGCGGACTGGCCGTTGGCTTTTGGAAAGACCTGGATGAGGTAAGGCAATACTGGCAGGTAGACCAGCGCTTTGAACCGTATATGAACGAAGAGGTGCGGGAGCAGCTAAGTAAAGGTTGGAAACGTGCGGTGCGCGCTGCACAGGTATGGGCGGAGGAGGTTTAA
- a CDS encoding DUF6528 family protein — protein sequence MKLFLIAAMLLFTPACNKTHTNLNDGPAAARKLSAEVSGAVAATATPKEVIICDQKNARIIMVDIANNNQITWEWKASGSYAMIHSAAQAWFSNLSDAKLVYNGSYILATASGGGVALISVSSKKAIWYDYAGGNTHSAELLPNGNVVTASTTGGYLMIFTVDSYINDQSSQVKAADFEDVHNVVWDHARQQLYAAGKDKLKVFTYNGSCTAPKLTLKATYTMPQGNAHELFPVYGSTTDLWLTNSGNIYKFNVTTGAFTLIKATGSVKSVSSGPSGYPTIIAKATGAGGETWRTDQLLDINNALVYKNTAIGLYKARWKLVNTFSYPAADHFHECTHP from the coding sequence ATGAAGCTATTCCTTATCGCCGCAATGCTGCTGTTTACCCCGGCTTGTAATAAGACGCATACGAATTTGAATGATGGACCTGCAGCTGCTAGAAAATTATCCGCGGAAGTATCCGGTGCTGTAGCGGCCACCGCCACACCCAAAGAAGTGATCATCTGTGATCAGAAAAATGCCCGCATCATTATGGTAGATATTGCCAATAACAACCAGATCACCTGGGAATGGAAGGCCTCCGGCTCATATGCCATGATACACAGTGCTGCACAGGCATGGTTTTCGAACCTGAGCGATGCCAAACTGGTTTATAATGGCAGTTATATTTTAGCAACAGCATCCGGCGGCGGAGTGGCGCTTATCAGCGTATCCAGTAAAAAAGCCATCTGGTACGACTATGCGGGCGGCAATACACATTCTGCAGAGCTCCTGCCAAATGGAAATGTGGTAACCGCATCCACCACCGGGGGCTACCTGATGATCTTTACCGTAGATTCTTATATCAACGATCAATCCAGCCAGGTAAAGGCGGCGGACTTTGAAGATGTACATAATGTGGTATGGGATCATGCCCGCCAGCAGCTATATGCAGCGGGAAAAGATAAGTTAAAGGTATTTACATACAATGGCAGTTGCACGGCACCCAAGCTTACGCTGAAAGCCACCTATACCATGCCGCAGGGCAATGCACACGAACTGTTTCCGGTGTATGGCAGCACAACAGACTTATGGCTGACCAACTCCGGTAATATCTATAAGTTTAACGTAACCACAGGCGCGTTTACATTAATAAAAGCGACCGGCAGCGTTAAATCTGTATCTTCCGGTCCTTCAGGATATCCAACCATTATTGCAAAAGCAACCGGTGCCGGTGGCGAAACATGGAGAACCGATCAGCTGCTGGATATTAACAACGCGTTGGTATATAAAAATACTGCTATCGGACTGTATAAAGCAAGATGGAAGCTGGTAAACACATTTAGCTATCCCGCAGCGGACCATTTTCATGAGTGCACACATCCCTAA
- a CDS encoding glycerophosphodiester phosphodiesterase family protein, translating to MKLKLLGTTLLLTAVAACSAQKKIVLPAKYQHFDMEAHRGGKGLMPENTIPAMLNAIDMGITTLEMDMQVTRDGQIVVSHDATFNYGFTTTPEGDTLTPEAAKKRILYTMTYDSIKKYDVGKKFYAAVPRQKKIAAVKPLLKDLLAATEAYAKKKGVKIQYNIEIKSNPKGEGIYCPPVAEFTDLAMQTILPFNIGKRMIIQCFDERALKIMHEKYPQVQTSFLVGDKEKRSLNEQLKSLGYTPEYYSPHYSIVTPELVTECHQRNTKIVPWTVDDIATIKKLADMGADGVITDYPDLFYQLK from the coding sequence ATGAAATTAAAACTATTAGGCACCACATTATTGCTGACCGCGGTGGCGGCATGCAGTGCACAAAAGAAGATCGTGCTTCCGGCAAAGTATCAGCACTTCGACATGGAGGCGCACCGGGGCGGTAAAGGGCTGATGCCGGAGAACACTATCCCTGCCATGCTAAACGCCATCGACATGGGCATTACCACACTGGAAATGGACATGCAGGTAACCAGGGACGGGCAGATCGTGGTATCGCATGATGCCACCTTTAACTATGGGTTTACCACTACTCCTGAAGGTGACACTCTGACGCCTGAGGCGGCCAAGAAGCGGATCCTGTATACAATGACCTATGACTCTATAAAGAAATATGATGTAGGTAAGAAATTTTATGCTGCGGTTCCGCGTCAAAAAAAAATAGCAGCCGTAAAACCCCTGTTGAAAGACCTGCTTGCGGCAACAGAGGCCTATGCCAAAAAGAAGGGCGTAAAGATTCAGTATAATATCGAAATAAAATCCAACCCCAAGGGGGAAGGGATTTATTGTCCGCCGGTAGCGGAATTTACCGACCTGGCCATGCAAACCATTTTGCCCTTTAATATCGGGAAACGCATGATCATTCAGTGTTTTGACGAGCGGGCATTAAAGATCATGCATGAAAAATATCCGCAGGTGCAAACCTCCTTTTTGGTCGGGGATAAGGAAAAACGCAGCCTGAACGAACAGTTAAAAAGCCTGGGTTATACGCCAGAGTATTACAGTCCGCACTATTCCATTGTAACCCCGGAGTTGGTAACAGAATGTCATCAGCGCAATACAAAGATCGTTCCCTGGACGGTAGATGATATTGCCACTATTAAAAAGCTGGCGGATATGGGCGCCGACGGTGTGATAACGGATTACCCGGATTTATTTTACCAGCTGAAATAA